Below is a genomic region from Vibrio nitrifigilis.
TACACTCTTTGCCGTTCTATCTACACAGATTACACAAGTGCCATTCAAGGACATGGTCATCTATACGGTGAAAACATCAGTATTGGCGTGTATCCTAATTTCGAGCTTAACGTCAGTCCAGAAGACATCATTAATATCGCCTCACGTACTTGTCAGTTTGCCTCAGAGCAAGAAGAATCTTGGATAGCGATTTATCAAGGGAAAACCCAATCAAAAGTCGATCGTTTCTTTTTTGTCGAACGAGGTCTAAAAGAAGCCTTACATTCACATTCGTTAAGCGTCAAATTTCAACCAATTGTTGATGCTGTAACAGGTAAAGTAGCAAGTTTTGAAGCTTTAGTGCGTTGGAAATCAAAAGAGTTCGGCGAGATTTATCCAGATGAATTTATTCCCGTCGCAGAAAAAAAAGGCTTAATTAATGAATTGGGTTATCAAGTATTTACTAAAGCCTGCCAATTTATCACTCATTACAACCATAAAAATCATGTAACGGTGCGAGTCAACGTTAACGTTTCAGTACTGCAACTTTTAGATCGTTCTTTCCCCGAACATATCATGCGTATCGCAACAGAGTATGGGATAGAGACAAAATCGATTGTTTTAGAATTAACTGAAACCGTTATTTTAGATGGAAATAAAAACGCGCTGATCCAGCTACAGAAACTCAGTGAATTAGGCTTTAGATTATCATTAGATGATTTTGGTACCGGCTTTAGCTCAATCAATAGTTTCTTTGATTTACCACTCAATCAAATAAAAATCGATCGCACCATGGCATGCAAAACCATGCAGAACTTCGCCCTCAATGAATATCTTGAATTTATCATTCATCTTTGTGTGCAAAAAGGAATTGATATTGTGATTGAGGGGATTGAAAACAGTGTCATGTATCAAAAATTTAGTGAATTAGGCGCCTCATATCTACAAGGCTATTGGTTCTCTAAACCACTATCGTTAGCCAGTGCCAGTTACTATACATTATCTAGCAATAACTTAAGCGCTGCGAACCAAGAAACGCCGCTAACACTAGTGCAATAACACCTTTATCGCTATCAAACAAATAATAACAATGTGTTAGTTTAGCGAGCCCCGCGTATATGAATAAATAATCCGCCTAACCAGCAGCACAGATAGGGACAGCCCCCCTGCCCCTTCAATTCACACTTTTTCGTTGATTTAGCTACGTCGATTCACTCTCATTAGCCCAATAAGAGCTAACATCATTAATCCTATGACACCAGCACTACCACCACCGCCACTTGATGTCGTTGATACACTGCTATCATCATCAGAAGATGAACTGGAATCGAGACTTCCACTGTAACTCGCCCTTTTTGCATCTGTGGCTGTGTATTTTGCTGTCACCGAACCTGCAACAACTTCGTTAATCCAATCCACGTAATTAGAGACTTCAGTAAATACCCCTGTTACACCGCTCGAACCTAAAGCTTGTCCACAAGTCGAGGGGCCAAAACTGGTCACGCCAATTTGTAGGTAACCACTACCGGTTGCACTAGAATCCGTGGTGTCATACATGGGGCCACCAGAGTCCCCTGAACAAACGCCACTACTTAAACTAGTGGTGCTATCTCCACTACTCGTACCGGCAAAACAAAGTTGGGAATCATTAATATTGGCAAGGTCTGTCTCACATGTCGCGTTATCCACGTAGTCCATTTCAGTTTGGAGCAGTATGTTACTTGTGCTACTACTTGATGACGTTTTCCCATGACCAATTGTGATAAAGGTATCATCACTATTCTCTCGATAGCTATTGTAATCTTGGCTTGGTAAGCTAACGACCCCACTAACATTCAGACTGGATTCCAATGTGATCACCGCAATATCATTTGGCCATAACTCAGTGGAAGAGTATTCATAATCATCGGGATAATAAAATGATTTGGCCTGCACGTAGGTCGCATTTCCAGGGAAATCTGATAGTTCATCAACTTGAGCAACGACAGTATAGAGAAGGTATGACTCATTCGGTTCACTATCTTCATCGGTAATACAGTGGGCTGCAGTGAGTACATGGGTACTGTCAATCATGGTTCCCCCACAATACATACCATAGGTGTAGCCCCCCGAATATTCACGATAATAAAATAGGGTGACATAGGCTGGATAGGCGCTGGCGGATGCTTTCGTACCATTAACGATATAAGTAGAAACGTCAGCCGCAGAAGCAGTCAAACTAGTGAGCAAAAAGGTAAGTAATAACGTGATATTTTTCATAGGGACAATCTAGTGGATAAGCAACATTAAGCTTATACAATCGCACCAAATTATCTAACCTGTTTTTCATTGATTTACATATTTGGCTCAGGATCACAATATTAACCAAGATGCATTATAAGAGCCCAAATCAACCTCGATAAAAATAAAAACAGCACTACCATAGTGCTGTTTTTGTCGTTACAAATTATCAGGTGCTATCAACCGCGATAATAATGCTGAGGAACAAAAGGCATTTTACTTACTGTCATCGGTAATTTTTTACCACGAACTAACGCCCAAACTTCAGTATCGATGGCAGAAAATTCAGTGCTTACATAAGCCATTGAGACCGGTTTTCCAGCTGTTGGTCCAGCGGTACCACTGGTGACAATACCTATCTTATTGTCGTTTGCATCATAAAGTTCTGTCCCCTCGCGCACAGGTGCTTTGGTTTGCCCCACAAGTCCAACCCTTTTACGCACGACATTCTTAGTCGCAATTTGGTCTAAGATGATTGAGTCACCAGGGAATCCCCCTGCTCTTTCTCCGTCTGCACGACGAGATTTACTGATTGCCCATAATAAACTCGCTTCAACGGGAGTTGTCGTGGTATCAAGATCGTGACCGTAGAGACACAAGCCGCATTCCAAACGTAAAGAATCGCGAGCTCCTAAACCAATCCACTCGACTTCAGAAAATTCCGTTAATTTACAAGCTAGCTCTTGTGCTTTATCTGCAGGGACTGAAATTTCGTAGCCATCTTCCCCCGTGTATCCGCTGCGGCTAACAATGCAGTCGATACCAGCGATATCGATAGTTTGGATATCCATAAAACACATGGATGCAACAGCAGGTTGTAGTTGAGAAAGTACCTTCGCGGCTTGTGGCCCTTGTAAAGCAAGCAGAGCGCGATCTTCGATCACTTCTAATCTAACGTTATCAGGAAGATGAGATTGAATATGAGCGATATCTTGTGCTTTGCATGCCGCATTCACCACCACGAACAGATGATCACCGAGATTAGCCACCATTAAATCATCTAAAATTCCGCCTTGCTCGTTGGTGAAAAACGCATAGCGCTGTTTACCTTGAGGCAAATCGATAATATCAACTGGGACTATGGCTTCTAATGCAGCGGCGGCGTCTGGGCCCGTTAAACGTAACTGCCCCATGTGCGACACATCAAACAATCCAGCAAACTCACGAGTGTGCAAATGTTCCTTTTTTACACCCAGAGGGTATTGTACTGGCATATCATAGCCAGCGAATGGGACCATTTTAGCGCCCACTTCAAGATGAAGTGCGTGAAGAGGTGTGGTTAACAACGGTTGGCCAGCATCTAAGTTTTGGCTCATAACTTTCTCCCTTGATCGTTTTCGCACAGTAAATGAGCGTTAACGTGTTATTCCTAAATACCATTATGTTTCCAATAATAAACAGAATGCGAAATTTTCTCTCAATAGACAAGTAAAAAGAGCCAAATTCGCGATTACAGTCGTCACAAGCGGTCATTTAACGTAAAAACCAATGGATAAACAATCAAAGGCAAACGTTTGCATTCATTATAGGAAACCTTAGTAGCATAAAAAAAGCGCCAATAATGGCGCGTTTTTATGCATTGATATAAGAATAGGGAGAATATTTATCGA
It encodes:
- a CDS encoding S1 family peptidase; protein product: MKNITLLLTFLLTSLTASAADVSTYIVNGTKASASAYPAYVTLFYYREYSGGYTYGMYCGGTMIDSTHVLTAAHCITDEDSEPNESYLLYTVVAQVDELSDFPGNATYVQAKSFYYPDDYEYSSTELWPNDIAVITLESSLNVSGVVSLPSQDYNSYRENSDDTFITIGHGKTSSSSSTSNILLQTEMDYVDNATCETDLANINDSQLCFAGTSSGDSTTSLSSGVCSGDSGGPMYDTTDSSATGSGYLQIGVTSFGPSTCGQALGSSGVTGVFTEVSNYVDWINEVVAGSVTAKYTATDAKRASYSGSLDSSSSSDDDSSVSTTSSGGGGSAGVIGLMMLALIGLMRVNRRS
- the gcvT gene encoding glycine cleavage system aminomethyltransferase GcvT yields the protein MSQNLDAGQPLLTTPLHALHLEVGAKMVPFAGYDMPVQYPLGVKKEHLHTREFAGLFDVSHMGQLRLTGPDAAAALEAIVPVDIIDLPQGKQRYAFFTNEQGGILDDLMVANLGDHLFVVVNAACKAQDIAHIQSHLPDNVRLEVIEDRALLALQGPQAAKVLSQLQPAVASMCFMDIQTIDIAGIDCIVSRSGYTGEDGYEISVPADKAQELACKLTEFSEVEWIGLGARDSLRLECGLCLYGHDLDTTTTPVEASLLWAISKSRRADGERAGGFPGDSIILDQIATKNVVRKRVGLVGQTKAPVREGTELYDANDNKIGIVTSGTAGPTAGKPVSMAYVSTEFSAIDTEVWALVRGKKLPMTVSKMPFVPQHYYRG
- a CDS encoding sensor domain-containing protein, whose translation is MTLSEELILDINDFHPLFEKRLPHVLDIFSEGLFHVDSALQVTFYNPEFYQKFGIKSKTISVDEWLEYVHPLDRQSVSAAIERQVYSPEPNKIRNIQFRLRTTSRQYIWIETHSVLKFDGDEFFIVGRHCDVSEQKLFESYLQQAAYFDSASGMFNRAKLLADIELAQNTAEKHSLIYMQIDDIRTYVNQYGNEVVEHLISHVIAAVQVDSNDLVECYRARSDDFAIIVKGEHSKEELYTLCRSIYTDYTSAIQGHGHLYGENISIGVYPNFELNVSPEDIINIASRTCQFASEQEESWIAIYQGKTQSKVDRFFFVERGLKEALHSHSLSVKFQPIVDAVTGKVASFEALVRWKSKEFGEIYPDEFIPVAEKKGLINELGYQVFTKACQFITHYNHKNHVTVRVNVNVSVLQLLDRSFPEHIMRIATEYGIETKSIVLELTETVILDGNKNALIQLQKLSELGFRLSLDDFGTGFSSINSFFDLPLNQIKIDRTMACKTMQNFALNEYLEFIIHLCVQKGIDIVIEGIENSVMYQKFSELGASYLQGYWFSKPLSLASASYYTLSSNNLSAANQETPLTLVQ